The genomic DNA GGGCGCCGGCGGGAAAGACCGGCAGCCCATCGACTGGAAGCGAGGCTTTGTTAGCACTCATCAGCAGCGAGTGCTAATCATAAGGGCAATCGGGGGACTTTCAAGGGCGCGGGCGCGCATCTGCGGCGCTGCCCGCCTATTCCGGCGCGTGCGACAGCACAAAGGAGAGCGATGCCAGGTGCTCCACCTTGTCGGTCTTGAGGGGATCTTCCGGCGGTGCGGCCCACTGGGCGGTGACGACGTTCAGCCCCTGGTTTCGCACCTTGATGACCACACTGCCGTCGGCGCCGCTTTCCATGGGCCTGGCGTCGGGATCGTTGACGAAATCACTCAGCACCAGGGCGCCCGCCACGGGCTTGCCCTGGTAGAGCACGCGCAGGCGCAGGTCTTGCCCGAGCTTCTCGGGCAGGGCGGCATCGACCGGGACGATCTGCAGCGCATGCCCGGGCAGCGGCGGCAAGGCATTGCGCAGCGGGCTGCGCAGATGCACCGCATATTTGAAGTTGTGGCCGCTGGTGAGCGCGCCGGGAACTTCGTTCTTGCCCTTCTTGAGCCATTTGCCTTCCGGCGTCTTGCTCCAGATGCCGTTGTCGAGCACTGCCGCGACGATGGCGGGTTTCTCCCTGGTGTCCACAAGCAGCAGGCGCCCGTTCACCTCCAGGGCGGTCGGCACGGGCTTCCCGTATGCGTCATAGGCGCTGACCGCGGTGATCAGCGGCTGCCGCTTGACCGTATCCAGGTCGTCGGCGCCCTCGCCATAGATCAATGCGAGATCGCCCGAGCGCTGGGCAAACCAGATGCCGTGCGCCTGCGCGCCCGCGGAAGAAAGTACGGCCGCCGCTGCGAGCGTGGCCAGGGCGGCGATCCGGTGCAGCCTGTTCATCATTGGGAGTCCAGTCGAAAAAATGCGGATACGGGGTGAATGCACGGGCTTCAGAGGTCCAGCTTCAGGCTGGCCACGACGCTGCGCTTGGCGCCCGGAATCACATACAGGTTGCCCCACGAGGCGGTGTAGAAGTTCCGGTTGAAGAGGTTGTGCACGTCGATCGACACGCGGGCGGTCTTGTTGATCTGCCAGAAGCTCACCAGCTTGACGGTGGTGTAGGCCGGCAGCGCGTAGGTGTCGGCGCTGTTGCCCGAACGGTTGCCGACGTAGTTGATGCCGGCACCCACCCCATAGCGGCTGCCGTCGGCCAGCGCATCCTCGCGGATGGCGAACAGGCCGGCGCTCGTCTTCGGGATGTTCACGATGCGTGTGCCGGGCGCCAGCGTTGCGTCCTTCGAGATCCGGGCGTCGACGTAGGCGAAATTTCCGCTCACCCGCCAGTTCCTGTCGATCTGGCCATAGACGTCCGCCTCGAAGCCACTGCTCTTGACCTCGCCGGCCGCCACGGAGAAGCCGGGCGTGTCGCTGGCCGTCAGCACGTTCGTCTTCTTGATGTCGAACACGGCCAGGTTGGCGCCCAGGCGCTGGTCCCGTGTCTGCAGCTTCACGCCGGCCTCGAGCGCGGTGGAGCGCTGCGGATCGAAAGCCTGGCCGTTCTTGTCGGTGCCGCTGTTGCCGCGAAACGATTTGCCGGCGGAGACGTACCAGGAACTCCAGTCGTTCGGCAGGTAGGTGAGGCCTGCGCGCGGCGAAACGGCATCGTGCTTCTGGGCGCTGTTGCGGTTCACGCGGTCCTCGATGCTCTGCCTGAAGTGGTCGTAGCGGGCGCCCACCAGCAGCTTCCACTGCGGCGACAGGCTGATCTGGTCTTGCAGGAAAACGGCGCTCGCGCGCTGGTGCTCGTCCGAACTGGAGGTGAGCGATGTGAGCGGTGGCCGGGGCCTGCCATAGACAGGCTGGTAGATGTCGATCGGGTAGTTGCCCGAGCGGAGGATCTCGGTGTTCATCCACAGCCTGGAGGCTTCCACGCCGACCAGCAGCGTGTGGGCCAGCGCGCCGGTCGTGAACTTGCCTTCCAGCTCCGCCTGGAAAGAAGTGTCGCGCGACGGCAGCTGGCGCCAGGTGGCGCGGCGGTTGAGCGTCCGGTTGTCGCTGGCCAGCGAAGTCGCTTCGGTGTAGTTGCCGGAGAAGGTGCTTTCCTTGTAGCTCGCACCGATGCGCGCGCGCCAGTTTTCCGACAGCTGGCGGTCCAGGGTGAGCTGGTGGGTATTGCTGGTGAGCGTCATGTTGCCGTCGCCGGGCTCGTTGAGCACCCGGTCGCGCGGCAGGGTTCCGAGCAGGCCGCGAACGTTGATCAGCCCGCGGTCCAGCGGCGTTTTCGAACGCAGGAATTCGGACTCGTAGTTGAGCACTGTCTTGTCGTCGATGACCCAGGTCAGCGCCGGCGCGACCAGGGTGCGCCTGTTGCTCAGCAGGTCGCTTCGGCTGTCGCCTTCTTCCACCGCCAGGTTCAGCCGGTAGGCCACGTTCTGGCTCAGCGCGCCGGTGCTGTCCAGCGTGCTGCGGCGCAGGCCCTGGCTGCCGATGCTGAAGTCGGCCGTGTTGCGACGCGTGAATTCCGGCTTTTTCGTGACGATGTTGATGGTGCCGCCGGGTTCGCTGCTGCCGTAGACCGCCGAAGCCGGGCCCTTGAGGAACTCGAAGCGCTCGACCGTGGCGGTGTCGCGCGGCGGGTTGTAGCCGCGCGATCCGGGAAAGCCGTTGACCAGGAATCCCATATCGGTACTGCTGAACCCGCGGATGCCGAAGTTGTCCCAGGTGCCACCGAAGTCGTTGAGGCGCGTGATTCCGCTGACAAAACCCACCGTGTCGGCCAGGCGCGTCGCACCCATGTCTTCGATCAGCTGGCTGGAGACGATGCGCACCGATTGCGGCACCTCCCGCAGCGGCGTGCTGGTGCGCGTGGCGCCGCTGCTGGTCGTGGGGTTGTAGCCCCCGGATTCGGGCTCGGCGACAACATGCACTTCGGGCAGCGATGTGCTCGCAGGGTCCGGCTGTCCGGTGCCGGTGCCTTGTGCCATGGAGAGCGGGGAAATGGAAGCGAGGGGGAGCAAGGCAAAAGCGATGCGTGACGAGCGGATGCGGGATCTCATTGAAAGTTGTTGACGTTTTATTTATAGTTAATGAGAATAAATCTCATTACCTATTGTAGACGTCCGCTACAGCTGGTCGGTCGGCACGAACCAGGAAAACAGCAGCAGCTGCAGCCGCGTGAGCAGGCTCGAGTCGGGCTCGCTGTCGAGCACCTCGTTGTCCACGTCGCCGGTGCCTATCCATTGCACGTTCTCGCCGTCGGGCAGCAGCACGACGCGGTAGACGCCCTCGATGTCGTCGAGCTGGTAGGCATAGAGAAGCGCCTGGGTCAGCTCGAAACTTCGCACGCGAACGCCGAACTCGGTGTTCAGCCGCGCCGAGCGCGGGTCGAGGTTCATGGAGCCCAGCAGCACCCATTCGCGGTCGACCAGCGCGAGCTTGGCGTGCAGCCGGCCGCGCGCCTTCTTGAGCAGGTCGCGCAACTGCCGGTTGCGCTTGAGCTGCCGGGTGCTGACCTCGTACAGGTTCACGCCCAGCTTCAGCATGTCGACGCGATAGCGGTTGTAGTTGATGTTGACCAGCGGCTCGTCGCTGTCGGCCAGCGAATTGGTGATGACACTGATGCGCACGCCGCGCGCCCGGCCCTCGCGGATGCGCACCATGCCTTCCTCGCCCGGAATGAAGTAGGGCGAGATCACCACCACGTCCGAACGCGCCGTGGCGGTCATTTCATGGAAACGCGCGGCCAGCGATTCGGCCGGGGACGCGAGGGTGCCCAGCGCCTTGTTGGGGCTATCGGCCGCGGCATGGGCGTCGGCGCGCATCCACTTCATGCGGCCGACGTCGGCCAGCTGGGCGCCGAGCGGCGGATCGCCCATCAGGTCGGTGCCCTGCAGGGCGGCGGGCGGCGGGGCATGGGTCGGCGAGGTGGCGGCTTCGAACTCGGACTTCAGCGCCTCCGGGGTGCCGCTGGCGTTGGCGATCCGCTGGAGCGGGTAGACGACGTCGCTGTTCCAGTAGGTGTCGAAGATGCGGGCGGCCTCCGGAACCACGGGGCCGGCCATGATCAGTTCGAAGTCGATGAAGTTGGCGCCCTCGCTGCGCAGGAAATACTCGTCGGCCAGGTTGCGGCCGCCGGCAATGGCCATGGCGCCATCGGCCACGAAGAGCTTGTTGTGCATGCGATGGTTGAGGCGGCGGAAATCGCCGAAGAATTCCATCCAGCGCGTGGCCGAATGGTCGCGGGCGTTCACGAAGGGGTTGAACAGCCGGACTTCGGCGTTGGGTTCCGCGGCCAGGCCGAGCAGGAGGCGGTCCATGCCGGCCGTGTAGAAGTCGTCGAGCAGCAGGCGCACCCGCACGCCGCGCCGCGCGGCATCGCGCAATTCGCGCAGCAGCAGGCGGCCGGTCTTGTCGTTGCCGAGCTGATAGGTCTGTACGTCCAGCGAGGCCTGCGCCCGCCGCATCAGCTCGAAGCGCGCATCGAGCGCAAAGGAGGCCTCCACCAGCGGCCGGATGCTCGACAGGCCGTCGTGCGCGTCGTCCAGGCTGGCCGCGGCGCGGCCGAGCGCGGTGGAAGGGGAGGCGGCAATCGAGAGCGTTGGCGGCTCGGGCGTGCGCGGAGGCAGGCCGGCGCAGCCTGCGAGCACCCAGGCGATGCCGGTGGCCACCAGCCAGAGCGCCAGGCCGCGCAGCGCAGGAAACGAAGAGGCGATGAGCTTGTCGGGCATGGGGCCTGCGGACGCACACGACGTGCGGCCGGGATCGTAGCCGCTTTGCCTTGTGGCGCGCCGCACCGCTGGCGCGAGCGCTGCCGGAACGCCCCCTTGTCCAGGCGGGGAAATCGGAACAAATGAGACTTTATAACTATTAGAATGCGAATCGTTCTTAATAATGTTTCGGAGTGGAGAAGGAATGAAGAGGTTCATGGCGGGGCGCAAGGTCGCATCGGTGCTGGCAGGCTGCATGGCGATTTACGTGCATCACCAGGTTCTGGCCCAGACCACGGCGCCCGGCGCCCTGCCGGAAGTGAAGGTCGATGCAAGCGCCGAGCTCGAAACCGCGACTTCGCCGGTGATCGGCTACCGCGCCAGGAACGCCGCCACCGCCACCAAGACCGACACGCCGCTGGCAGAAACGCCTCAGTCCGTGACCGTGGTCACGCGCGACCAGATGGTGGATCAGGGCGCAACCAACGTGCAGGACGCGCTCAACTATGCGGCCGGTGTGCGCTCCGATGCCTATGGCCTGGACTCCCGCACAGACAGCTTTCTAGTGCGCGGGAGCGAGCCATCCGGGTACCTCGACGGGCTGCAGATGAATTCCGCCGGCTGGTACACCGCGACTGCGCGCCCCGACCCCTATACGCTGGAGCGCCTCGAAGTGCTGCGCGGGCCGGCGGGCATGTTGTTCGGCGCCGGCACCGCAGGTGGGGTGGTCAACATGGTCAGCAAGCGTCCGCAGCAGCAGACATATCGTGAGGTGGGGGTGCAGATCGGCTCCTGGGGCCGCAAACAGCTGCAGGCCGACCTGACCGGCCCGCTGACGGCGGACGGTGATTGGTCGTACCGCCTGGTGGCGCTTCAACGCAAGGCCGATACGCAGGTGGACTATGTACCGGACGACCGCTCGCTCGTCATGCCCTCGCTTACCTGGCGACCCAATGCCGGCACCTCGCTGACGCTGCAGGGCCTGTGGCAAAAGGACAAGACTGGCAGCACGTCGCAGTTCTTCCCTTGGCAGGGCACCATCTTGCCGAATGTCAATGGCCCGCTGCCGGTCAACCGGTTCATCGGCGAGCCGGGCGACGGTTACGACACCGAGCGCAAGACCTTCGGCTGGCTGTTCGAGCATAAATTCAATGACCAGTGGACCTTTCGGCAGAACTTCCGCATGTCGCGGACGTTCAACGACTCGCACTACCACTACGGTGACTTCTTTTCGCTTCCTGGTGGCTGGGGGCTGGACCCCGTCGGTCAGCGCCTGCTTGGCCGTGTCAATGACAAGTCGCTGACCTGGACTCGAATGACAGGCGTCGACAACCATGTCGAGGGCCATTTCAACACCGGCGCGCTGCGCCATACGCTGCTGATCGGCGCCGAATATTCCCGCCAGCGCCAGGACAAGCGCGAGGGCTCTGCCTACAGCTCCATCGACGCCTATGCCCCTGTCTACGGTATCGGCTACGTGCCGGTGACCGAGTTCAACGACCGTCCCCGCACCACCCAGCGCAATGCCGGCGTCTACGTGCAGGACCAGATGAAGTGGAACAACTGGATCTTCGTTGCCGGCCTGCGCCATGACCGCAGCACCTCGGGGACCGCGGGCAGCGCGTCGGAGACGACCAGCGCCGACTCGGGCCGACTGGGTGTGATGTACACGCTTCCTTCCGGTTGGTCGCCCTATGTCAGCTTCACGCAATCCTTCACCCCGCAAGCCGGCACCGATATCAATGGCACGCTGTTCAAGCCGTTGCGCGGCGAGCAGGTGGAGGCGGGTGTCAAGTACCAGCCGGAAGGTTCGGCGACGAGCTTTACCGCCTCGGTCTACTCGCTCAAGGAAAAGAACCGCATCGTCTCCGACAGTACCAATCCTGATTACGGCCGACAAGTCGATTCGACGAAGAACAAGGGGCTGGAACTCGAGCTGAAGACAACCGTGGCGCGTGACCTAGATCTCATTGCCAACTACACCTACATCGACGTTGATCACAAGCTCACCGACATGCCGCGCAATCAGGTGTCAGTCTGGGGTAAATACCGATTCTCCATCGCCGGTGTGCCGGGCTTCTCGGCCGGTGCCGGATTGCGCTACATGGGAGGTTTTCGCGACGTGGAGGGCAGCAGCGTGGGACCGCGCCTGCCTGCCGTGGCCCTGCTGGACCTGATGTTTGCCTATGAGTCGGACAAGTGGCGCTATGCCCTGAACATCAACAATGCGGCCGACAAGATCTATTTCAGCACTTGCCTGTCGCGCGGCGACTGCTGGTACGGCTCGCGCCGAAACATCGTGGCCAGCGCGACCTACCGTTTCTAACAGCTCACTTTCGACGAGGGCAGCAACGACATGAACAGCCGAAAGATCAAGACCTGGGCCTGGGTGCACAAGTGGAGCAGCCTCGTGTGCACCGTGTTCATGCTGCTCCTGTGCATCACGGGCCTGCCGCTGATCTTCCATCACGAGATCGGGCACCTGCTGGGCACCGAGGTCGAGTCGCCCAAGATGCCCGCGAACACGCCGCGCGTGAGCCTGGACCGCGTGCTCGAAACGGCGCGTGCGAAACACCCTGACCGCGTGGTGCAGTTTGTTTCGCAGCCCGAGGACGACGATGGCCTCTGGTTCGTCACGCTCACGCCAACGCCTGCGCCCACGGACGACTTCAAGTCGGTGGCGGTGGACGCCCGCACCGGCGCCGTGCTTGCCCAGCCCAAGCTCGACGAAGGCTTCATGTACGTGATGTTCAAGCTGCACGTCGACCTGTTTGCCGGACTCGCGGGCAAGCTGTTCCTGGGCTTCATGGGCCTGCTGCTGCTGGTGGCCATCGTCTCCGGCGTGGTGCTCTATGCGCCGTTCATGCGCAAGCTCGACTTCGGCACCGTGCGGCGCGAGAAGCGCCCGCGCCTGAAGTGGCTCGACCTGCACAACCTGCTGGGCATCGTCACGCTGGTCTGGCTGTTCGTGGTGGGTTCCACCGGCATGATCAACACCTGGGCCGACCTGGTCATCAAGTACTGGCAGTACGACCAGCTCAGCGCGCTTCTTGCGCCCTACAAGGACGAGCCGACGGTGCCGGTGGCACAGCGCGCATCGGTGCAGCGCTCGATGGAGGTCGCGCTCCAGCAGACGCCCGGCATGAAGCTGTCCTTCGTCGCGTTCCCCGGCACCGCGTTCTCGAGCCCGCACCACACCACCTTCTTCATGCGCGGCAGCGAGCCCTTCACCTCGAAGCTGCTGCAGCCGGTGCTGGTCGACGCCAAGACGGCCCAGGTGACCGCCGCGCCGAAGATGCCCTGGTACCTGACGGCGCTGCTGGTGTCGCAGCCGCTGCACTTCGGCGACTACGGCGGCATGCCGATGCAGATCATCTGGGCGCTGCTCGACATCGCGACCATCATCGTGCTCGGCAGCGGGCTGTACCTGTGGCTCAAGCGCGGCAACAGCGTGCCTGCTGCAGCCTCGCCGGTGGGCCAGCGGCCGCCGCATGGTGGGCATCAGCAGCCTGATCCGGCGCCCGCCATGAAGGTGCAGGCATGAAGCCGCGCCACAGCTTCCGGCACATGTGGGGCTGGCCGATCGTGCTCGGCATGCTGACCACCTTCGGGCTGGTCTCGGCGCTGTTCAGCGACGGCGGCCTGGGGGACATGCTGGCCTGGTTCGCGCTGGGCGTTCCCGTTGCCGTGTGCGGCTGGTACGGCTGGCGCAGAAGAAGCTGAATCCGGCCCGACCGGGTTCCTGCTAGTACGGGCAGGGGCGCGCGCCGACGCAGAATCGGCGCAATGAAGCCTGCACTTTCCGCTACCGCCACTGCCGCCGTCCGCCTGCTCCTGCTGGGAGCTCCGCTCGCCGCGGCGGCGCAGCAGGCCGACCGCGGCAGCCTGCCCGAAGTCACCGTCTCCACGCCGCGCGGCGAGGTCGCGCCGTTCAACGTGCCTGGCTCGGTGGACCGGGTCGATGGCGCCGAGATGCGCGACAGCCGGCTGCAGGTCAATCTTTCCGAAAGCCTGGGCGGCGTTCCGGGCCTGCAGGTGCAGAACCGCATGAACTATGCGCAGGACCTGCAGCTGTCGATCCGCGGCTTCGGCGCGCGTTCCACCTTCGGCGTGCGCGGCGTGCGGCTGTATGTCGACGGCATTCCCGCCACGCTGCCCGACGGCCAGGGCCAGACCTCCAACATCGACATCGGCTCGCTCGACCGCATCGAGATACTGCGGGGGCCGTTCTCGGCGCTCTACGGCAACTCGTCGGGCGGCGTGCTGCAGGCCTTCACCGCGTCGGGCGAGGGGGCGCCGCGGCTTTCGTACTCGGCGGCCGGTGGCAGCTTCGGCACCTGGCGCCAGTCGCTGCAGGCCAGCGGGTCGCAGGGCGCGGTCGACTACCTGCTGAACGCCAGCCGCTTCCAGACCGATGGCTGGCGCGAGCACAGCGCGGCGCGGCGCGACATCGCCAACGGCAAGCTCGGCATCGCGCTGGACAACGGCGACAAGCTCACGCTGGTGCTCAACAGCGTGCGCATCAGCGCGCAGGATCCGCTGGGCCTGACGGCCGGGCAGTACGCGCTGGCGCCGCGCAGCGCACCGCTCGCCACCCAGTTCGACACCCGCAAGACGGTGGAGCAGACGCAGGCGGGGCTGCTGTACGAGCGCCGAGTAAGTGCCGCGCAGTCGCTGCGGCTCATGGTCTATGGCGGCGAGCGCAAGACCGTGCAGTACCAGTCGATTCCGCCTTCGGCGCAGCAGAACCCGCTGCATGCGGGCGGCGTGATCGACCTCACTCGCCAGTACGGCGGGGTCGATCTGCGCTGGACCGCCGCGCTGCAACTGGCCGACCGGCCGCTCGAGTTGGCGGCGGGCCTGGGCTACGACAGCCTGCGCGAACAGCGCCGCGGCTACGAGAACTACCTCGGCCGCGTGGCTTCGCCCGTGCTGGGCGTGCAGGGGCGCCTGCGGCGCAGCGAACGCAACGAGGTCTGGAATCTCGACCCTTACGCGCAGGCCACCTGGCGCCTCGCGGAGCAATGGACGCTCGAGGCCGGCGTGCGCCGCAGCAGCGTGCACTTCGATTCGCAGGACCGCTACATCGTGGGCGCCAACCGCGACGACAGCGGCAGCGCGCGCTACAGCAAGACGCTGCCCGTGGCTTCGCTGCGCTACCAGGCCACGCCCGCTCTCGCGCTGTATGGCTCGATCGGCCGCGGCTTCGAGACGCCGACGCTCAACGAGCTTTCCTACCGCGCGGGCGGTGCCAGCGGGCTCAACTTCGCGCTGCGGCCCTCGGTCAACGACAGCGTCGAACTGGGCGCGAAGGCGCGGTTGGGCGGAGGGCTGCTGACGGCCGCGCTGTTCCAGACCCGCACGCGCGACGAGATCGTGACCGACACCAACACCGGCGGCCGCGCCACTTTCCAGAACGCGGGCCGCACGCGGCGCAACGGCCTCGAACTGGCCTGGCAGCACGAAACGGTCGACCACTGGCGCACCCAGCTGGCCTACACCTGGCTTGACGCGCGCTACCGTGATGCCTTCTGCTCGCCGTCGCCCTGCGCGGCATCCAACACGGTGGCGGCGGGCAACCGCATTCCGGGCATCGCGCGGCAATCGCTCTTCGCATCGCTGGGCTGGGTGCCGCCCGAAGGCTGGCGCGCCGGTGTCGAGATGCGCGCGCTCGGGCGCATGCAGGCCAACGACGCCAACACCGCCAGCGCGCCGGGCTATGCCGTCGCCGCGCTGTACGCCGGCTACCTGAAGAAGTGGGAGCGCTGGGAGTTCAACGCCTTTGCGCGCGTCGACAACCTGTTCGACCGCCGCTACGTGGGTTCGCTGATCGTCAACGAGGGCAACGCGCGCTACTACGAGCCCGCGCCGGGCCGCAACTGGACGGTGGGCCTGAGCGGGGCCTACCGCTTCTGAGGCTCAGACGCCGCCGTCCGTCATGCGGTACCAGCCGATCACGGCCGACACATAGAGGCGGCGCAGGCCATAGAGCGGGAATGGCCGCATCTCCGAGGGCCGCACCGGCAGCGCCCTCCTGTCGCCCGTGGCGATGTACTGCGCCAGGGCCTGGCCCATGCGCGTCTGCAGGCCGACCCCGCGGCCCTGGCAGCCGATGTCGATCAAGAGGCCCGGCGCGGGCTCGTGCAGGTGCGGCAGGTAGTCGCGCGTGATCGCGACATGGCCGCACCAGCGGTAGGCAATGGGCACGCCCGCCGCCTGCGGGAACAGCTTGGCAATCACGTGCTCCAGGTGCGACCAGTCGCCCGGCTGGCCGGCATCGGGCTCGCGGAAGGTGCCGCGCCCGCCCATCAGCAGGCGGCCGGCGTGGTCCAGGCGGTAATAGAGCAGCAGGTTGCGCGCATCGGAGGAGACGTGGCCTTCGGGCAGCACGGTCTTGCGTATTGCCTCGGGCAGCGGCTCGGTCGCGACCTGGAACGAGTTCGCATTGATGATGGTCTTGCGCAGGCCGGGCCACAGGCCGTCGGTGTAGCCGTTGGTGCACATCACCACGCGCTCGGCCGTCACGCGCGGGCCGCGTGCGGTGGCGGCCTGCCACTTGCCGTGGGCCTGGGTGAGCTGCGTCACGGGCGTGCCGGTGTGGATGACCACGCCGGCCGCCTGCGCCGCGCGCGCCAGTTCGCGCGCGTAGCTCAGCGGCTGCACGCCGCCGCCGCGCGGATCGAGCCAGCCGCCGAAGTACTTGTCGGTGCCCAGCAGGCGCGCGGTTTCGTTGCGGTCGAGCTGGCGCGCGGCCACGCCCTGCATCTGCCAGTCGCGCGTGCGGCGCTCGGCCAGCTGCAAGGCGGCCGGCGTGTGCGCGCCCTGGATCCAGCCCTGGCGCGCGCGGGGCACGTCCATGCCGTGCTTGTCGATCAGATCGAACACCGCGTCGGCCGTGCCCTTGGCAAAGTCGACCAGGCGCTGGCCTTCGTCGGAACCGAACATGCGCAGCAGTTCGCTCGGGTCGTGCTTGAGGCCCGGGATGACCTGGCCGCCGTTGCGGCCCGAGCCGCCGAAGCCGATCTCCTTCGCTTCGAGCACCACCACGCGCACGCCGCGCTCGGCCAGATGCAGCGCCGTGCTGAGGCCGCAGTAGCCGGCGCCGACCACGATCACGTCGGCCTGCGCGTCGGTGTCCAGCGGCGCGGTTGCCGGTGCGGGCACCGCGGTGGCGGCCCAGAGCGATGGGGCGAGCGGAAAGAATTCCTGCGGCGCGTTCGGCATGAATGAAGGCCTTCAGAGCGGATGGAGCACGCGGCGCAGGAAGTCCTGCGTGCGCGGGCTCTGCGGGTTGTTGAGCAGCTCGGCGGCAGGGCCCTGTTCGACGATCACGCCGCCGTCGATGAAGATCACGCGGTCGGCCACCTCGCGCGCGAACTGCATCTCGTGCGTGACCACCACCATCGTCATGCCGGTGCCGGCGAGCTTGCGCATCACCTGCAGCACGTCGCCGACGAGTTCGGGGTCGAGCGCCGAGGTGGGCTCGTCGAACAGGATGGCCTTGGGGCGCATCGCCAGCGCGCGCGCA from Variovorax sp. V93 includes the following:
- a CDS encoding TonB-dependent receptor, which produces MKPALSATATAAVRLLLLGAPLAAAAQQADRGSLPEVTVSTPRGEVAPFNVPGSVDRVDGAEMRDSRLQVNLSESLGGVPGLQVQNRMNYAQDLQLSIRGFGARSTFGVRGVRLYVDGIPATLPDGQGQTSNIDIGSLDRIEILRGPFSALYGNSSGGVLQAFTASGEGAPRLSYSAAGGSFGTWRQSLQASGSQGAVDYLLNASRFQTDGWREHSAARRDIANGKLGIALDNGDKLTLVLNSVRISAQDPLGLTAGQYALAPRSAPLATQFDTRKTVEQTQAGLLYERRVSAAQSLRLMVYGGERKTVQYQSIPPSAQQNPLHAGGVIDLTRQYGGVDLRWTAALQLADRPLELAAGLGYDSLREQRRGYENYLGRVASPVLGVQGRLRRSERNEVWNLDPYAQATWRLAEQWTLEAGVRRSSVHFDSQDRYIVGANRDDSGSARYSKTLPVASLRYQATPALALYGSIGRGFETPTLNELSYRAGGASGLNFALRPSVNDSVELGAKARLGGGLLTAALFQTRTRDEIVTDTNTGGRATFQNAGRTRRNGLELAWQHETVDHWRTQLAYTWLDARYRDAFCSPSPCAASNTVAAGNRIPGIARQSLFASLGWVPPEGWRAGVEMRALGRMQANDANTASAPGYAVAALYAGYLKKWERWEFNAFARVDNLFDRRYVGSLIVNEGNARYYEPAPGRNWTVGLSGAYRF
- a CDS encoding DUF4198 domain-containing protein, yielding MMNRLHRIAALATLAAAAVLSSAGAQAHGIWFAQRSGDLALIYGEGADDLDTVKRQPLITAVSAYDAYGKPVPTALEVNGRLLLVDTREKPAIVAAVLDNGIWSKTPEGKWLKKGKNEVPGALTSGHNFKYAVHLRSPLRNALPPLPGHALQIVPVDAALPEKLGQDLRLRVLYQGKPVAGALVLSDFVNDPDARPMESGADGSVVIKVRNQGLNVVTAQWAAPPEDPLKTDKVEHLASLSFVLSHAPE
- a CDS encoding PepSY domain-containing protein, which encodes MNSRKIKTWAWVHKWSSLVCTVFMLLLCITGLPLIFHHEIGHLLGTEVESPKMPANTPRVSLDRVLETARAKHPDRVVQFVSQPEDDDGLWFVTLTPTPAPTDDFKSVAVDARTGAVLAQPKLDEGFMYVMFKLHVDLFAGLAGKLFLGFMGLLLLVAIVSGVVLYAPFMRKLDFGTVRREKRPRLKWLDLHNLLGIVTLVWLFVVGSTGMINTWADLVIKYWQYDQLSALLAPYKDEPTVPVAQRASVQRSMEVALQQTPGMKLSFVAFPGTAFSSPHHTTFFMRGSEPFTSKLLQPVLVDAKTAQVTAAPKMPWYLTALLVSQPLHFGDYGGMPMQIIWALLDIATIIVLGSGLYLWLKRGNSVPAAASPVGQRPPHGGHQQPDPAPAMKVQA
- a CDS encoding TonB-dependent siderophore receptor, translating into MRSRIRSSRIAFALLPLASISPLSMAQGTGTGQPDPASTSLPEVHVVAEPESGGYNPTTSSGATRTSTPLREVPQSVRIVSSQLIEDMGATRLADTVGFVSGITRLNDFGGTWDNFGIRGFSSTDMGFLVNGFPGSRGYNPPRDTATVERFEFLKGPASAVYGSSEPGGTINIVTKKPEFTRRNTADFSIGSQGLRRSTLDSTGALSQNVAYRLNLAVEEGDSRSDLLSNRRTLVAPALTWVIDDKTVLNYESEFLRSKTPLDRGLINVRGLLGTLPRDRVLNEPGDGNMTLTSNTHQLTLDRQLSENWRARIGASYKESTFSGNYTEATSLASDNRTLNRRATWRQLPSRDTSFQAELEGKFTTGALAHTLLVGVEASRLWMNTEILRSGNYPIDIYQPVYGRPRPPLTSLTSSSDEHQRASAVFLQDQISLSPQWKLLVGARYDHFRQSIEDRVNRNSAQKHDAVSPRAGLTYLPNDWSSWYVSAGKSFRGNSGTDKNGQAFDPQRSTALEAGVKLQTRDQRLGANLAVFDIKKTNVLTASDTPGFSVAAGEVKSSGFEADVYGQIDRNWRVSGNFAYVDARISKDATLAPGTRIVNIPKTSAGLFAIREDALADGSRYGVGAGINYVGNRSGNSADTYALPAYTTVKLVSFWQINKTARVSIDVHNLFNRNFYTASWGNLYVIPGAKRSVVASLKLDL
- a CDS encoding phospholipase D family protein; translation: MPDKLIASSFPALRGLALWLVATGIAWVLAGCAGLPPRTPEPPTLSIAASPSTALGRAAASLDDAHDGLSSIRPLVEASFALDARFELMRRAQASLDVQTYQLGNDKTGRLLLRELRDAARRGVRVRLLLDDFYTAGMDRLLLGLAAEPNAEVRLFNPFVNARDHSATRWMEFFGDFRRLNHRMHNKLFVADGAMAIAGGRNLADEYFLRSEGANFIDFELIMAGPVVPEAARIFDTYWNSDVVYPLQRIANASGTPEALKSEFEAATSPTHAPPPAALQGTDLMGDPPLGAQLADVGRMKWMRADAHAAADSPNKALGTLASPAESLAARFHEMTATARSDVVVISPYFIPGEEGMVRIREGRARGVRISVITNSLADSDEPLVNINYNRYRVDMLKLGVNLYEVSTRQLKRNRQLRDLLKKARGRLHAKLALVDREWVLLGSMNLDPRSARLNTEFGVRVRSFELTQALLYAYQLDDIEGVYRVVLLPDGENVQWIGTGDVDNEVLDSEPDSSLLTRLQLLLFSWFVPTDQL
- a CDS encoding TonB-dependent siderophore receptor; the protein is MKRFMAGRKVASVLAGCMAIYVHHQVLAQTTAPGALPEVKVDASAELETATSPVIGYRARNAATATKTDTPLAETPQSVTVVTRDQMVDQGATNVQDALNYAAGVRSDAYGLDSRTDSFLVRGSEPSGYLDGLQMNSAGWYTATARPDPYTLERLEVLRGPAGMLFGAGTAGGVVNMVSKRPQQQTYREVGVQIGSWGRKQLQADLTGPLTADGDWSYRLVALQRKADTQVDYVPDDRSLVMPSLTWRPNAGTSLTLQGLWQKDKTGSTSQFFPWQGTILPNVNGPLPVNRFIGEPGDGYDTERKTFGWLFEHKFNDQWTFRQNFRMSRTFNDSHYHYGDFFSLPGGWGLDPVGQRLLGRVNDKSLTWTRMTGVDNHVEGHFNTGALRHTLLIGAEYSRQRQDKREGSAYSSIDAYAPVYGIGYVPVTEFNDRPRTTQRNAGVYVQDQMKWNNWIFVAGLRHDRSTSGTAGSASETTSADSGRLGVMYTLPSGWSPYVSFTQSFTPQAGTDINGTLFKPLRGEQVEAGVKYQPEGSATSFTASVYSLKEKNRIVSDSTNPDYGRQVDSTKNKGLELELKTTVARDLDLIANYTYIDVDHKLTDMPRNQVSVWGKYRFSIAGVPGFSAGAGLRYMGGFRDVEGSSVGPRLPAVALLDLMFAYESDKWRYALNINNAADKIYFSTCLSRGDCWYGSRRNIVASATYRF